The Bacteroidota bacterium genome includes a window with the following:
- a CDS encoding T9SS type A sorting domain-containing protein: protein GFVGDVTGDGVDDLALVYDYDGNSTGYGYAVIVAGDRNLVSVQDNNPSSVPSSLKLEAYPNPFNPTTKMKYTLTTTGFVTLSIVSVSGELIERRELGERHPGSYEQEINLGSKNAASGIYFAEITLKTGSEVKKERVKLQLLK from the coding sequence GGGGATTTGTGGGAGATGTAACAGGAGATGGAGTTGATGATTTAGCACTTGTATATGATTATGACGGTAATTCTACGGGATACGGCTATGCAGTAATAGTGGCGGGAGACAGGAATCTGGTATCTGTTCAGGATAATAATCCCTCTTCAGTTCCTTCATCTTTGAAGTTGGAAGCGTACCCCAACCCGTTTAATCCAACAACAAAGATGAAGTATACTCTTACGACTACGGGCTTCGTGACACTTTCAATAGTCAGTGTATCAGGAGAGCTGATTGAAAGACGGGAACTTGGAGAGCGACATCCCGGAAGTTATGAACAAGAGATAAACCTCGGTTCGAAAAACGCTGCCTCGGGAATCTATTTTGCAGAGATAACCCTCAAGACAGGTTCAGAAGTGAAGAAGGAGAGGGTAAAACTACAGTTGCTCAAGTAG